From Providencia sp. R33, a single genomic window includes:
- a CDS encoding beta-barrel assembly-enhancing protease: MKKKLKYPLLAFMIAALINGAVLPAYSAIEDTLPDIGTTAGGTLSINQEIIMGDAITRQIRASTPLIYDPLLTQYVNKIGMRLVKNADSVKTPFKFYLVNNPNINAYAYFGGNVVLHSALFRYSQNESQLASVMAHEISHVTQRHLARMMEDQKSTTPLAIAGTIGSLLLVMANPQAGFAALTSTMAGVQQGMISFTQANEQEADRIGLQTLRRSGFDPHAMADFMQTMADQTRYMSKPPEILLTHPLPDSRLADARNRSSQLPKVSVPSSLDFMLARVRILAMYGTDQKHALDQIIENYEKGTSNEQLAAQYGKALILSQDKKYADSGKILTELLNKQPDNPWFIDSMTDIDIEQNQAMKAVTRLQTALKKSPKNTVFIVNLANALINNHQYKEATTLLNKYTFDYPDDPIGWDLLAEASAKQGNRPEELAAYAEGLALRGGYDTAINYLSDASRQSRLGSYEQQRYDARIDALRKLQLRDENAKP, from the coding sequence ATGAAAAAAAAATTGAAATACCCATTATTGGCTTTCATGATCGCTGCACTCATAAATGGTGCAGTTTTGCCTGCTTATAGCGCAATTGAAGATACCTTACCCGACATCGGTACCACTGCCGGTGGCACGCTCAGTATTAATCAAGAAATTATTATGGGTGATGCTATCACTCGGCAAATTCGTGCCAGCACACCACTTATTTACGATCCCCTGTTAACTCAATATGTTAACAAGATTGGCATGCGCTTAGTGAAGAATGCCGACTCAGTTAAAACTCCGTTTAAGTTTTATTTAGTTAATAACCCAAATATCAATGCCTATGCCTATTTTGGCGGCAATGTGGTGCTGCATTCTGCCTTATTCCGTTATAGCCAAAATGAAAGTCAACTCGCATCGGTAATGGCGCACGAAATTTCCCACGTCACGCAAAGACACCTTGCACGAATGATGGAAGACCAAAAAAGCACCACGCCGTTAGCCATTGCAGGGACAATTGGCTCACTCCTTTTAGTGATGGCCAACCCACAAGCGGGTTTTGCTGCACTGACAAGTACCATGGCGGGTGTGCAACAAGGGATGATCAGTTTCACCCAAGCGAATGAGCAAGAAGCAGACCGTATTGGCCTGCAAACATTGCGTCGTTCGGGTTTTGACCCTCATGCGATGGCAGATTTTATGCAAACTATGGCTGACCAAACCCGCTATATGTCTAAACCACCTGAAATTTTATTAACGCACCCCCTTCCCGACAGCCGTTTAGCGGATGCGCGTAACCGTTCAAGCCAATTACCCAAAGTTAGCGTACCTTCATCTTTAGATTTTATGTTGGCCCGTGTCCGTATTTTAGCCATGTATGGCACAGACCAAAAACATGCCCTTGACCAGATCATTGAAAATTACGAAAAAGGCACGTCAAACGAACAACTCGCCGCGCAATATGGCAAGGCGCTGATCCTTTCACAGGATAAAAAATATGCAGATTCAGGGAAAATCCTCACTGAGCTGTTAAATAAACAGCCGGATAACCCGTGGTTTATCGATAGCATGACCGATATCGACATTGAACAAAACCAAGCAATGAAAGCTGTTACACGTCTGCAAACTGCACTGAAAAAATCACCGAAAAACACGGTATTTATCGTTAACTTGGCGAATGCGTTAATCAACAACCATCAGTATAAAGAAGCCACTACACTGCTGAATAAATACACCTTTGATTACCCGGATGACCCGATTGGTTGGGATTTATTGGCTGAAGCGTCAGCAAAACAAGGCAATCGCCCAGAAGAACTCGCTGCTTATGCCGAAGGCCTCGCACTGCGTGGTGGTTATGACACGGCAATCAATTACTTAAGTGATGCCAGCCGCCAAAGCCGTTTAGGCAGTTATGAACAACAGCGCTACGATGCACGTATCGATGCATTGAGAAAACTACAATTACGTGATGAAAATGCAAAACCGTAA
- a CDS encoding AI-2E family transporter encodes MLELFLQWYRRRFADPQAVALFTLLVSGFVIIFFFSSILAPLLVAIALAYLLEWPTNMLQRTGLSRALAVSIILTLFAGISAMVILIIAPTAWQQGINLMSDLPNMVNRFNEFAQKLPEQYPALVDVGIIDMMADNLRSRLSGIADSVVKASVASLIGIFSLAVYLVLVPLMTFFLLKDKERISRSFLKLLPKNRLLVGKVWVEMNEQITNYLRGKVTEMVIVGVATYLCFAYFDLRYAVLLSVLVGVAVLIPYIGAVAATIPVVIVALFQYGIGSEFWYLMLVYLIIQGLDSNVVVPLLFSEAVNLHPLVIILSVVVFGGLWGFWGVFFAIPLATLIKAVIHVWPEEQVEAAK; translated from the coding sequence ATGCTGGAATTGTTTTTACAATGGTACCGTCGGCGTTTTGCCGATCCACAAGCCGTGGCACTGTTTACATTACTTGTCTCAGGTTTTGTGATCATCTTCTTTTTCAGCAGTATACTGGCTCCGTTGCTGGTGGCAATTGCCTTGGCCTATTTACTTGAATGGCCAACAAATATGTTACAACGCACTGGGTTATCCCGCGCTCTTGCGGTGAGTATCATTTTGACCCTGTTTGCGGGAATAAGTGCCATGGTAATTTTAATTATTGCGCCAACAGCATGGCAGCAAGGCATTAATTTGATGTCCGATCTGCCAAACATGGTTAACCGCTTCAATGAATTTGCACAAAAATTACCTGAGCAATACCCTGCATTAGTTGACGTGGGAATTATTGATATGATGGCAGACAACCTGCGTAGTCGTTTGTCAGGGATTGCAGATTCAGTGGTTAAAGCGTCAGTGGCATCTTTAATTGGGATCTTCTCCCTCGCCGTATATTTAGTGTTAGTGCCATTAATGACCTTTTTTCTACTAAAAGACAAAGAACGTATTAGCCGGAGTTTCTTAAAGTTGCTGCCCAAAAACCGTTTGCTGGTGGGGAAAGTTTGGGTTGAAATGAACGAACAGATCACCAATTATCTGCGTGGTAAAGTAACGGAAATGGTGATAGTCGGCGTCGCAACATATTTATGTTTCGCCTATTTTGATTTGCGCTATGCGGTATTGTTATCGGTACTTGTGGGTGTCGCGGTACTCATTCCCTATATTGGTGCAGTCGCTGCCACTATTCCTGTTGTCATTGTCGCGTTGTTTCAATACGGCATTGGCAGTGAGTTTTGGTATTTGATGTTAGTTTATTTGATCATTCAAGGGCTGGATAGCAACGTTGTGGTGCCATTACTGTTTTCAGAGGCCGTAAACTTACACCCATTGGTGATTATTTTGTCTGTAGTGGTATTTGGCGGGTTATGGGGCTTTTGGGGGGTTTTCTTTGCAATACCATTAGCAACTTTAATTAAAGCGGTTATCCATGTTTGGCCAGAAGAGCAAGTAGAAGCGGCTAAATAA
- the bcp gene encoding thioredoxin-dependent thiol peroxidase, with translation MNPLKAGDKAPQFSLPDQDGEIINLSDYQGQRVLVYFYPKAMTPGCTVQACGLRDEMDTLKAKGVEVLGISTDKPEKLSRFAEKEMLNFTLLSDEDHQVCEQFGVWGEKQFMGKTYDGIHRISFLVDPTGKIEHVFDDFKTTNHHEIVLAYINANA, from the coding sequence ATGAACCCATTGAAAGCCGGTGATAAGGCGCCACAATTTAGCCTTCCTGACCAAGATGGTGAGATCATCAATCTTTCTGATTACCAGGGTCAGCGCGTATTAGTTTACTTTTACCCGAAAGCGATGACTCCCGGCTGTACTGTTCAAGCGTGCGGCTTACGTGATGAGATGGATACACTCAAAGCAAAAGGCGTCGAAGTTTTAGGCATTAGCACAGACAAACCAGAGAAACTGTCGCGTTTCGCTGAAAAAGAAATGTTGAATTTCACGCTGTTATCCGATGAAGACCACCAAGTGTGCGAGCAATTTGGGGTTTGGGGCGAAAAACAATTTATGGGGAAAACCTACGATGGGATCCACCGTATTAGTTTCTTAGTCGACCCAACAGGGAAAATCGAACACGTTTTTGATGATTTCAAGACCACCAACCACCATGAAATCGTTCTCGCGTACATCAACGCAAACGCATAA
- a CDS encoding glycine cleavage system transcriptional repressor, with protein MPKTEQQFLVITALGTDRPGIVNTITRLVSECDCNIEDSRLAMFGKEFTFIMMLSGSWNAIALLEAILPPKGAELDLLIVMKRTQSVQITYYPSTVTVNVVVDDAPRIVEQFTNLFTTSQCNIAELVSKTQPANNDMPAQLEIQITAHDPLDDNGIIIKNKFQQLCTMLNAKGNISIVNNPNMQS; from the coding sequence TTGCCTAAGACTGAACAGCAATTTCTTGTCATTACTGCGCTGGGAACAGATCGTCCGGGCATTGTGAACACTATTACACGCCTTGTTAGCGAGTGCGACTGTAATATTGAAGATAGTCGCTTAGCGATGTTTGGCAAGGAATTTACTTTCATTATGATGTTATCCGGAAGTTGGAATGCAATTGCCCTGCTTGAGGCAATTTTACCACCCAAGGGCGCTGAACTCGACTTACTGATCGTCATGAAGCGGACGCAAAGTGTTCAAATAACCTATTACCCATCTACAGTTACTGTGAATGTCGTTGTCGATGATGCACCTAGAATTGTCGAGCAATTCACAAATTTATTTACAACTTCACAATGCAATATCGCAGAACTTGTTTCTAAAACACAACCAGCCAATAATGATATGCCTGCTCAACTGGAAATTCAGATTACTGCACATGACCCGTTGGACGACAATGGCATAATTATAAAGAATAAATTTCAACAACTATGTACAATGCTAAATGCCAAAGGCAACATCAGTATTGTTAACAACCCCAATATGCAGAGTTAA
- the dapA gene encoding 4-hydroxy-tetrahydrodipicolinate synthase produces the protein MANGNANYKDFLTGSIVAVITPMDSAGRLDKASLKKLVDYHVESGTTAIVSVGTTGESATLTHKEHVDVVKATLELADGRIPIIAGAGANATAEAISLTNDFENSGVVACLTVTPYYNRPSQEGLYQHFKAISENTSLPQILYNVPSRTGCDMLPETVGRLAKLANIVAIKEATGNLARVHQIKELVDDNFVLLTGDDATALDFMQLGGKGVISVTSNVAAAQMVKMCDLALAGKYTEARELNKKLMGLHQQLFVEPNPIPAKWGCHRLGLIADGTLRLPMTPLTAAGQQKVEDALKLAGLL, from the coding sequence ATGGCTAATGGAAACGCAAACTACAAAGATTTTTTAACGGGAAGCATTGTTGCCGTTATCACACCAATGGATTCAGCTGGGCGCTTAGATAAAGCAAGCTTAAAAAAATTGGTCGATTACCATGTTGAAAGCGGCACAACAGCCATCGTTTCTGTTGGTACTACCGGTGAGTCTGCAACTTTAACGCATAAAGAGCACGTGGATGTCGTGAAAGCAACGTTAGAGCTTGCTGATGGGCGTATCCCGATTATTGCAGGGGCGGGTGCGAACGCAACTGCAGAAGCAATTTCACTGACAAATGATTTTGAAAACAGTGGTGTAGTTGCTTGCCTGACTGTAACACCCTATTATAATAGGCCTTCTCAGGAAGGGTTATATCAACACTTTAAAGCAATTTCAGAAAACACGAGCTTGCCACAAATTCTTTATAATGTACCATCACGTACAGGTTGCGATATGCTGCCAGAAACTGTGGGTCGTTTAGCAAAATTGGCGAATATTGTCGCAATTAAAGAAGCGACAGGGAACTTAGCACGTGTTCATCAAATCAAAGAGCTGGTTGATGATAATTTTGTGCTGCTAACCGGTGACGATGCGACCGCACTTGATTTCATGCAACTGGGCGGAAAGGGCGTTATTTCAGTAACTTCGAACGTTGCTGCCGCGCAGATGGTAAAAATGTGTGACTTAGCGCTTGCAGGCAAATATACTGAGGCGCGTGAATTAAATAAAAAACTGATGGGCTTACACCAGCAGTTATTTGTTGAACCGAATCCAATTCCAGCGAAATGGGGTTGTCATCGCTTAGGTCTGATTGCAGATGGAACATTACGGTTACCTATGACACCGTTAACTGCCGCAGGCCAGCAAAAAGTTGAGGACGCTTTAAAACTCGCTGGGTTACTGTAA
- the bamC gene encoding outer membrane protein assembly factor BamC, with amino-acid sequence MATLLQKSKVMKVAGLSLVVLLAACSSDQRYKRQVSGDEEYLNAAPLKVLNVPQGITLPAQNGEYDIPKTTSTGPVGKALDIRPPVLTISQLAGSRTEDSADASRLLLENTPENSALWSQVTMILEQRGIPVSSKDDGTHSIETNWVKWDRADENVPMESRHKVSVKPENGMIALTVTSLGMRQGDETITDVVEIQRYNKLLLNELTDNLYALRDTSNKNSLQNAYGIIDVQTGSDDTGLPLIVVRAPFDAVWERLPHTLESVGMKVGDRTRSTGSVMVTYKGLSSSEWQALGIDDPTVPEADYKVQVGDLNNRSTLQFISTKGVALTQKQNDEMVAALKAAFSKAPAKK; translated from the coding sequence ATGGCAACATTATTGCAAAAATCGAAGGTTATGAAGGTTGCTGGCCTGTCACTTGTTGTGTTACTGGCAGCCTGCTCCAGCGATCAGCGCTATAAACGTCAGGTCAGTGGTGATGAGGAATATCTTAACGCCGCGCCATTGAAAGTGTTAAATGTGCCGCAAGGGATTACATTGCCTGCACAAAATGGCGAATACGACATTCCAAAAACCACGTCAACAGGCCCTGTTGGAAAAGCGTTGGATATTCGTCCACCAGTACTGACGATTTCGCAATTAGCGGGTTCGCGCACGGAAGATAGCGCCGATGCAAGCCGTTTGTTGTTAGAAAATACACCTGAAAACAGTGCTTTATGGTCACAAGTTACGATGATTTTAGAGCAACGAGGGATCCCTGTTTCCTCAAAAGATGACGGTACGCATTCCATTGAAACCAATTGGGTAAAATGGGATCGTGCAGATGAAAACGTCCCAATGGAAAGCCGCCATAAAGTGTCAGTTAAACCTGAAAATGGCATGATTGCCTTGACGGTAACGAGCTTAGGCATGCGCCAAGGGGATGAAACCATTACGGATGTCGTTGAAATTCAGCGTTATAACAAATTGTTATTAAATGAATTAACCGACAACCTGTATGCGTTACGTGATACATCGAACAAAAACAGCCTGCAAAACGCTTATGGCATCATTGATGTGCAAACTGGCAGTGATGACACTGGTTTACCACTGATTGTTGTCCGTGCACCGTTTGATGCTGTTTGGGAACGTTTACCACATACCTTAGAAAGCGTAGGGATGAAAGTGGGTGACCGCACGCGTTCAACGGGTTCAGTGATGGTGACTTACAAAGGCTTAAGCAGTTCTGAGTGGCAAGCGCTGGGCATTGATGACCCAACAGTGCCTGAAGCAGACTATAAAGTGCAAGTGGGTGACTTAAACAACCGTAGTACGTTGCAGTTTATTTCGACAAAAGGTGTTGCGTTAACGCAGAAACAAAATGACGAAATGGTTGCAGCATTAAAAGCGGCGTTTAGTAAAGCTCCTGCAAAGAAATAA
- the purC gene encoding phosphoribosylaminoimidazolesuccinocarboxamide synthase has product MQKKAELYRGKAKTVYTTEDPDLLVLEFRNDTSALDGERIEQFDRKGMVNNKFNHFIMSKLEEAGIPTQMEALLSDTEALVKKLDMVPVECVIRNRAAGSLVKRLGVEEGMILNPPLFDLFLKDDAKHDPMVNESYCETFGWVSKENLAKMRELSYKANDVLSKIFADAGLILVDFKLEFGLFNGQVVLGDEFSPDGSRLWDKETLNKMDKDRFRQSLGGLIEAYEEVARRIGVQLD; this is encoded by the coding sequence ATGCAAAAGAAAGCTGAGTTGTATCGTGGCAAGGCAAAAACTGTCTATACCACTGAGGATCCTGATCTGTTAGTTCTGGAATTCCGTAATGATACATCAGCACTCGATGGTGAGCGTATCGAGCAATTTGACCGTAAAGGCATGGTCAATAACAAGTTTAACCACTTCATTATGAGCAAGTTAGAAGAAGCGGGCATTCCAACACAAATGGAAGCATTACTATCTGACACCGAAGCACTCGTCAAAAAATTAGACATGGTGCCCGTTGAGTGTGTGATCCGTAACCGTGCCGCAGGCTCACTAGTGAAGCGTTTAGGTGTTGAAGAAGGGATGATTTTAAACCCACCATTATTTGACCTGTTCTTAAAAGACGATGCTAAACATGACCCAATGGTTAACGAATCTTACTGCGAAACCTTTGGTTGGGTGAGTAAAGAAAACCTCGCCAAAATGCGTGAACTTAGCTACAAAGCCAACGATGTATTAAGCAAGATTTTTGCAGATGCAGGTTTGATTTTAGTCGATTTTAAACTGGAGTTTGGTTTATTCAACGGACAAGTGGTTCTGGGTGATGAATTCTCCCCAGATGGTAGCCGTTTATGGGATAAAGAAACCTTAAATAAAATGGATAAAGACCGTTTCCGCCAAAGCCTTGGTGGTTTAATCGAAGCTTATGAAGAAGTTGCGCGCCGCATCGGGGTTCAATTAGATTAA
- a CDS encoding energy-coupling factor ABC transporter ATP-binding protein — MLELNDLSYRWPSSTINNIANLSFKIETGEWVALVGDNGAGKSTLLRLLAGLLSPNQGDLRLHGQQLAQLAAPERANHVGILFQEAEKQIFHSTVKAEVAFGLKRQKLAKEVVAERVQNALEACHLADVAEKHPLDLHAGQRRMVAVACLEAVSPPLILLDEPSRDFDALWMQRFENWLNLQRDKGTTIVTISHDFDFVARHFKRVLHLSHGKLIADGLPIEVLNHNVLQVESELPAPTLISLSQTLALSSESVTPNAWVKNFHHD; from the coding sequence ATGCTAGAGCTTAATGACTTAAGTTACCGCTGGCCAAGCTCAACTATCAATAATATCGCTAATTTATCGTTCAAGATCGAAACTGGAGAATGGGTTGCGCTTGTCGGTGATAATGGCGCGGGGAAATCCACACTCTTGCGGCTTCTTGCTGGGTTATTATCCCCTAATCAAGGGGATTTACGGTTACATGGTCAGCAACTTGCCCAGTTAGCGGCTCCAGAACGCGCTAACCACGTTGGCATCCTATTCCAAGAGGCTGAAAAGCAAATTTTCCACAGCACGGTTAAAGCCGAGGTTGCTTTCGGGCTAAAGCGGCAAAAGCTGGCAAAAGAGGTCGTTGCAGAACGCGTACAAAATGCGCTGGAGGCTTGCCACTTAGCTGATGTAGCTGAAAAACATCCCCTTGACCTTCACGCAGGGCAACGCAGGATGGTTGCAGTTGCTTGCTTAGAGGCGGTCTCTCCACCACTCATTTTGCTGGATGAGCCAAGCCGCGATTTTGATGCATTATGGATGCAGCGGTTTGAAAACTGGTTGAATTTACAACGAGATAAAGGTACGACTATTGTGACGATTAGCCATGACTTTGATTTTGTGGCTCGTCATTTTAAACGGGTGCTACATTTATCCCATGGAAAACTGATTGCTGATGGTTTACCGATTGAGGTGCTCAATCATAATGTGTTACAGGTTGAGTCTGAACTCCCTGCTCCAACCTTGATTTCATTAAGCCAAACGTTGGCATTATCATCTGAATCAGTCACACCTAATGCGTGGGTTAAAAATTTTCACCATGATTAA
- a CDS encoding energy-coupling factor ABC transporter ATP-binding protein produces MVVNLQQMHFIPQGAQQPLLGPIDLQLNAGQWFCVLGGNGSGKSTLAQLIAGWHGDLLHGELTGTTEVLQQPLVNNSLVQASVTRQFIQQSPHLQLSGCTFTVEQEIAFGPENLGLSEDEITQRIEHAIAFTFCEPLRHRHPATLSGGEAQRVVLASALAMRPQLLLLDEAFSRLTPSATQRLLTQLKHYSMQTNCCVILFERNLLPSIGFCDNFLLLSTGNVFSEAGRMLASGSLDTIFPSSIATINMPDAWRVVGELVKLGKWQSAIPRNETQLVNAFKELYARA; encoded by the coding sequence GTGGTGGTAAATTTACAGCAAATGCACTTTATTCCCCAAGGTGCGCAACAACCTTTACTTGGGCCCATTGATCTCCAACTTAATGCGGGGCAATGGTTTTGCGTTTTGGGCGGAAATGGCAGTGGAAAAAGCACGTTAGCTCAGCTTATTGCCGGTTGGCATGGGGATTTATTACACGGTGAATTAACAGGCACAACCGAAGTCTTGCAGCAACCGCTAGTCAATAACTCATTAGTCCAAGCGTCTGTTACGCGCCAATTTATTCAGCAATCACCACATTTACAACTTTCAGGCTGCACATTTACAGTTGAACAAGAGATTGCCTTTGGCCCCGAAAATCTAGGCCTTAGCGAAGATGAAATTACCCAACGCATCGAACATGCCATCGCTTTCACGTTTTGTGAGCCTCTCAGGCATCGGCACCCCGCGACCTTATCTGGTGGCGAAGCACAACGTGTTGTTTTGGCGAGCGCTCTTGCTATGCGCCCACAATTATTGTTGCTCGATGAGGCTTTTAGTCGCTTGACGCCCAGTGCGACCCAGCGCCTATTGACTCAACTGAAACACTATTCAATGCAAACAAATTGCTGCGTCATATTATTTGAGCGTAATTTATTACCTTCTATTGGCTTTTGTGACAATTTTCTGTTGTTAAGTACAGGAAATGTATTTTCGGAGGCAGGAAGAATGCTCGCCAGTGGTTCTTTAGACACCATTTTTCCGAGCTCAATTGCCACGATTAATATGCCCGATGCATGGCGCGTGGTTGGTGAGTTAGTCAAACTTGGCAAATGGCAAAGCGCAATCCCTCGAAATGAAACTCAATTAGTGAATGCGTTTAAGGAATTATATGCTAGAGCTTAA
- a CDS encoding energy-coupling factor transporter transmembrane component T: MHPFTSLTAWFWLSASSLFLPLGWPLVLLGCSTFIALLLWQPARFRWKFVAWFMLPMGLGLWLIHGGWLAQLLTGETLKNSRPEFALALWFKLLTIISASQIWLQYVPTERFIRALFASRLPASFSYLLAGPLLLAEQLKQQLSIIREAQLARGVPLDGNFWQRCTSLPAILFPLASNTLSELTIRGAALDMHAFRYSAKRTTLNPPVDNLRQVVLRYTLLLMIFIEGGLALWW, from the coding sequence ATGCACCCTTTTACCTCACTAACCGCATGGTTTTGGCTCAGTGCCAGTTCATTATTCTTACCGCTGGGCTGGCCATTGGTTCTGCTGGGGTGTAGCACGTTTATTGCTTTATTATTGTGGCAACCCGCTCGCTTTCGCTGGAAATTTGTCGCGTGGTTTATGCTCCCGATGGGGTTAGGTTTATGGCTGATACACGGGGGCTGGTTAGCGCAATTACTGACGGGTGAAACTTTGAAAAATAGCCGCCCTGAGTTCGCATTAGCATTATGGTTTAAGCTACTCACCATCATCAGTGCTTCCCAAATCTGGCTACAATATGTTCCAACCGAGCGGTTTATCCGTGCTTTGTTCGCTAGCAGGCTACCTGCTAGCTTTTCTTACCTTCTTGCTGGGCCTCTATTGCTTGCTGAACAACTTAAGCAACAGCTGAGTATTATCCGTGAAGCACAGTTAGCAAGAGGCGTTCCCCTTGACGGTAATTTTTGGCAACGGTGCACTTCATTACCCGCCATTTTATTCCCCTTAGCCAGTAATACGTTAAGCGAGTTAACTATTCGTGGCGCAGCACTGGATATGCATGCTTTTCGCTACAGCGCCAAACGCACAACTTTAAACCCGCCAGTGGATAACCTCAGGCAAGTTGTATTACGTTACACCCTGTTATTAATGATATTTATTGAAGGTGGGTTAGCTCTGTGGTGGTAA
- a CDS encoding ECF transporter S component, producing the protein MSKSSFISSRTLTLIVFSIAINMVVGQLSSMLKLPIFLDSIGTIICALLAGPWAALTSGLLTNLLWGLLSGPIAAAFAPVAMMIGLSAGLLARAGGFRTLPRVILSGVVITFALMIVAVPIRTYLFGGTTGSGADFFVAYFHAVGDNLLESVAITVLGANIADKIISALVAWLLVRQLPERVQRNYPNMAKVR; encoded by the coding sequence ATGAGTAAGTCATCGTTTATTTCCAGCCGTACACTGACGCTAATTGTTTTTTCAATTGCGATTAACATGGTTGTTGGCCAATTAAGTTCCATGTTAAAACTGCCGATTTTCCTCGATTCTATAGGCACGATTATTTGTGCATTACTCGCGGGGCCTTGGGCCGCATTAACCAGTGGCCTACTCACTAACTTATTGTGGGGATTATTAAGCGGGCCTATTGCAGCAGCTTTTGCCCCCGTCGCAATGATGATTGGGTTAAGCGCTGGCCTATTAGCGCGAGCAGGTGGATTTCGTACATTACCAAGAGTGATTTTATCGGGTGTAGTCATCACCTTTGCATTAATGATTGTTGCAGTGCCAATTCGTACATACTTGTTTGGTGGAACAACAGGTAGCGGCGCAGATTTCTTTGTCGCTTATTTCCATGCTGTGGGTGATAACTTACTTGAATCCGTCGCAATTACGGTATTAGGCGCAAATATTGCTGATAAAATAATCTCAGCGCTGGTCGCTTGGCTACTGGTTCGTCAATTACCTGAACGCGTGCAACGTAACTACCCTAATATGGCGAAGGTGCGCTAA
- a CDS encoding PPC domain-containing DNA-binding protein → MTQTLSPYSNARFIAIRLLPGEDVLLTLRKHIALHGFQAAFIAGCVGSLTNVALRFAGQEDTDHISGKFEIVSLIGTLEANGEHLHLSVSDEKGHMRGGHMMPGCSVRTTLELVIGELENITFTREPCALSGYEELIVISR, encoded by the coding sequence ATGACCCAAACATTATCCCCTTATTCAAACGCGCGTTTTATCGCTATCCGTTTGCTTCCAGGTGAAGACGTTTTATTGACACTAAGGAAACACATTGCCCTGCATGGGTTCCAAGCCGCATTTATTGCTGGTTGCGTTGGGAGCTTAACAAATGTTGCGTTACGCTTTGCTGGGCAAGAAGACACCGACCATATCAGTGGAAAATTCGAAATTGTCTCGTTAATTGGCACATTAGAAGCCAATGGTGAGCATCTCCATTTATCCGTTTCTGATGAAAAAGGTCACATGCGGGGTGGCCATATGATGCCAGGCTGTAGCGTTAGAACCACATTAGAGTTAGTTATTGGTGAACTTGAAAACATCACCTTTACACGAGAACCCTGTGCTCTTTCAGGTTACGAAGAGCTTATTGTTATTTCGCGTTGA
- a CDS encoding epoxyqueuosine reductase QueH, whose protein sequence is MNITREKLTLPANASKLLLHSCCAPCSGEVMEAIQASGIDYTIFFYNPNIHPKREYLIRKEENIRFAQKHNIPFIDADYDTDNWFERAKGMEDEPERGIRCTMCFDMRFARTALYAAENGFSVISSSLGISRWKDMQQINDCGKRAVAPYEGMEYWDYNWRKKGGSARMIEISKREQFYQQEYCGCIYSLRDTNKHRKSQGRDIIKIGVLYYTP, encoded by the coding sequence ATGAATATAACTCGAGAAAAACTCACTTTACCTGCAAATGCCAGCAAACTGTTATTGCACTCCTGCTGTGCCCCTTGCTCAGGGGAAGTCATGGAAGCTATTCAAGCCTCTGGTATTGATTATACAATTTTCTTTTATAACCCTAACATCCATCCTAAAAGAGAATATTTAATCCGCAAAGAAGAAAACATTCGCTTTGCTCAAAAACATAATATTCCATTTATTGATGCTGATTATGATACTGATAATTGGTTTGAACGCGCGAAAGGAATGGAAGATGAACCTGAACGCGGGATCCGTTGCACAATGTGTTTTGACATGCGTTTTGCGCGCACGGCTTTGTATGCCGCCGAAAATGGATTTTCTGTGATTTCCAGTTCACTTGGGATCTCGCGTTGGAAAGATATGCAGCAAATCAATGATTGCGGGAAACGTGCCGTTGCGCCTTATGAAGGTATGGAATATTGGGACTATAATTGGCGCAAAAAAGGCGGCTCCGCCCGGATGATCGAAATAAGTAAACGTGAACAGTTTTATCAACAAGAATACTGTGGCTGCATCTACTCATTGAGAGATACAAATAAACATCGAAAGTCCCAAGGGCGAGATATTATTAAAATAGGCGTTCTGTATTACACACCATAG